The Desulfuromonas sp. TF DNA segment GTGGACCGGATCGTTGCCAACGACAAGGCCGCGGTCCTGACGGACGAGGACAACACCCCGGCCGCCATTGCCGCCGAACTGATCGAGCGGGGGCGGGACGGTTACGCGGCCTGGGTCTGCGAAAACCTGGGGACCGCCGAGGAAAAGATCATCGAGACCGACGTCAAGGGGCTTCTGGAGATCGAGGCGGCCCCCCTCAATGTCCTGATCCTGATCAAGGAGTACGAGGCCGGCGGCGACGAGTACGTTCCGACCCTTGGAATACCCGACGAGGAGTTTTCCACGATCAAGAAGCTGATCACCAAGGAGGAGATCAGGGTGGTGACCCTGGCCAAACTCAAGCTGCGCCACGACATGACCCTCTGGGACCTCGGCGCCGGCTCGGGATCGGTGAGCATCGAGGCCGACCACCTGCTCCCCAACGGACGCATCTTCGCCGTGGAGCGCAACCCGCAGTGCATCGAGTTCATCAAGGAAAACCTCAACAAGTTCAACGCCCGGCACGTCACCCTCATCGAAGGGGAAGCCCCGGCTTGCCTGGAAACCCTCCCGGACCCCGACAGGGTCTTCATCGGAGGCTCCGGGGGCAACCTCTGGGATATCCTCGAGGCGGTGGACGGCCGCCTGCCCGCCGGCGGGCGGGTGGTGCTTAATGCCGTCACCCTGGACACCCTGACCGCCGCCAACGAGTACTTCGACAACGCCGGCTACCAGGTCGAGGTCACCACCATCAACATCGCCCGCACCCGTCCGCTGACCGATTACAAGATGTTCGAGGCCTATAACCCGGTCTACATCATCACCGGTCTCAAGGAATAGCGAAAACCAGGTATCAGGAATCAGGTCTCAGGAATTAGGAAACCTGAATCTGAAACCTGAACCTGAAACCTGAACCTGAAACCTGAACCTGAAACCTGAAACCTGAGCCCTCTTATGTCTTCTCGTCTCTACGCCGTTGGCGTCGGTCCCGGTGACCCGGAACTTCTCACCCTCAAGGGGGCCCGCCTGATCCGCGAGGCGGACGTGGTGGTCACCCCTGTAGGCGACCGTTCCGACGCCTCCATCGCCGCCTCCATCGTCCAGGATCTCGTCGATCCCGTCCGCCAGAAGCTTCTCACCCAAGTCTACCCCATGAAGCGGGACCAGGCGGGTCTGGAGGAGAGCTGGGCCCGGTGCGCCCGGGAAGTGGCGGAACTCGTACGCCGGGGGAAAACGGTGGCTTTCATCACCCTCGGTGATCCTTTTCTCTACAGCACCTTCCTCTATCTCCACCATCAGCTCCGGGAGAACTTCCCCGATGTTCCCGTCGAGGTCGTCTCCGGCGTATCGTCCATTCACGCCGCGGCAGCTCTGGCGGGAGTCCCCCTGGGGCTCTCCGACGAGCGTCTGGCGGTGCTCCCGGCCACCTATGAAGACGAAGAACTGACCCGCACCCTCGAATCCTTCGACACGGTGGTGCTGATGAAGGTCTCCCGCGTTTTCGACAGGGTGCGTTCCCTGCTGAAGGAGTTGGGCGGGCGGCGGGCGGTCTACGTCAAGCGCGCCGGCCTTCCCGGGCAGGCGGTCTTCCACGATCTCGCCGCGGTCGGGGCGGAGGACCTAGATTATTTATCCCTGGTGATCGTGAAAAAAATGAACTGAATTGGAGGGGTAATGCCGCGCATTTTTGACAACATAGATCAAAAACTTCTTCCCGCCCTTCAAGAGACTTTGAAGGTCGCTGACCACGCAGATTTTTGCGTCGGTTATTTCAATCTGCGGGGTTGGAAGGACCTTGACTCGCAAATTGATGAATGGTCGGGGGGGGAGGGGCAGTGCTGTCGTTTGCTGGTCGGAATGCAGCGGCCGCCCCAAGAGGAGCTGAAGAGTCTCTTCTCAGTCATGGGTTCGGATGAAGGGTTGGACAATCAAACCGCTCTGCGTCTGAAAAAGAAACTGGCCGAAGAATTTCGTGACCAGCTCACCTATGGCACCCCGACCAATGAAGATGAAAACGGCTTGCGCTCTCTTGCCCGGCAGATCAGGGAAGGCAAGGTGGTCGTC contains these protein-coding regions:
- a CDS encoding bifunctional cobalt-precorrin-7 (C(5))-methyltransferase/cobalt-precorrin-6B (C(15))-methyltransferase, whose protein sequence is MKKIYVIGAGVEGQEGFSGRALELVGRAEILFGGERLLALFPDFAGETVVIGSNLGEIVERLRKNERRAVVLASGDPLFFGVGRYLLRNLPEEEFEFVPNVSSVQYAFAKIKEPWDDAVFISAHGRGLKGAVDRIVANDKAAVLTDEDNTPAAIAAELIERGRDGYAAWVCENLGTAEEKIIETDVKGLLEIEAAPLNVLILIKEYEAGGDEYVPTLGIPDEEFSTIKKLITKEEIRVVTLAKLKLRHDMTLWDLGAGSGSVSIEADHLLPNGRIFAVERNPQCIEFIKENLNKFNARHVTLIEGEAPACLETLPDPDRVFIGGSGGNLWDILEAVDGRLPAGGRVVLNAVTLDTLTAANEYFDNAGYQVEVTTINIARTRPLTDYKMFEAYNPVYIITGLKE
- the cobI gene encoding precorrin-2 C(20)-methyltransferase, producing MSSRLYAVGVGPGDPELLTLKGARLIREADVVVTPVGDRSDASIAASIVQDLVDPVRQKLLTQVYPMKRDQAGLEESWARCAREVAELVRRGKTVAFITLGDPFLYSTFLYLHHQLRENFPDVPVEVVSGVSSIHAAAALAGVPLGLSDERLAVLPATYEDEELTRTLESFDTVVLMKVSRVFDRVRSLLKELGGRRAVYVKRAGLPGQAVFHDLAAVGAEDLDYLSLVIVKKMN